A genomic region of Arachis stenosperma cultivar V10309 chromosome 9, arast.V10309.gnm1.PFL2, whole genome shotgun sequence contains the following coding sequences:
- the LOC130948762 gene encoding 3-isopropylmalate dehydratase small subunit 1-like — MAFTTTTPQNLTTFTTSSHKPKLPFSPSHSLTFPTHPNQTLTSRAISTAISTSTRIHSLFTPRATSSPSSSTTAAETTFHGLCYVVGDNIDTDQIIPAEYLTLVPSKPDEYEKLGTYALIGLPSSYATRFIEPGESKTKYTVVIAGANFGCGSSREHAPVALGASGAAAVVAESYARIFFRNSVATGEVYPLESEGRLCEECRTGDVVTIEMKESKLINHTTGKEYALKSIGDAGPVIEAGGIFAYARKTGMIPSH; from the coding sequence ATGGCATTCACAACAACCACACCTCAAAACCTCACCACCTTCACCACCTCCTCACACAAACCCAAACTTCCATTCTCTCCCTCTCACTCCCTCACATTCCCCACTCACCCAAACCAAACCCTAACTTCACGCGCCATCTCCACCGCCATTTCCACCTCCACGCGCATCCACTCTCTCTTCACACCACGCGCCACCTCATCCCCTTCTTCCTCCACCACCGCCGCAGAAACAACCTTCCACGGCCTCTGCTACGTCGTCGGCGACAACATCGACACCGACCAAATCATCCCCGCTGAGTACCTCACTCTCGTCCCGTCAAAACCCGACGAGTACGAGAAGCTGGGAACCTACGCGCTCATCGGCCTCCCGTCCTCCTACGCCACGCGTTTCATCGAGCCCGGCGAGTCGAAAACCAAGTACACAGTCGTCATCGCCGGCGCCAACTTCGGCTGCGGATCATCACGTGAACACGCGCCAGTTGCGCTTGGCGCGTCGGGTGCAGCGGCCGTGGTTGCGGAGTCATACGCGAGGATATTCTTCCGGAACTCAGTGGCGACCGGAGAAGTTTACCCGCTGGAATCGGAGGGGAGGTTGTGCGAGGAGTGTAGGACTGGTGATGTTGTTACGATTGAGATGAAGGAGAGTAAGCTGATCAATCATACCACTGGAAAGGAGTATGCGCTGAAGTCAATCGGAGATGCCGGCCCTGTTATCGAGGCCGGCGGGATCTTCGCTTATGCGAGGAAGACCGGCATGATTCCGTCTCATTGA
- the LOC130951719 gene encoding uncharacterized protein At1g15400-like → MDMGGLQRSAVSFRRQGSSGLVWDDKLVSGELNKINKQEQDQDQDHNKKDHGLSIKTNAAGFRTRKQEPAAVDPPSPKLSGCGFCGGFGKSGGSGKNNNNKKGQRSKPLNNKKGQRSR, encoded by the coding sequence ATGGACATGGGTGGCCTTCAAAGATCCGCAGTATCTTTCAGAAGACAAGGCTCTTCTGGTCTTGTTTGGGATGATAAGCTCGTATCTGGTGAATTGAACAAAATCAACAAACAAGAACAAGATCAAGATCAAGATCATAATAAAAAAGACCATGGCTTATCGATTAAAACCAACGCTGCTGGATTTCGCACCAGAAAACAAGAGCCGGCGGCGGTAGACCCTCCGTCTCCCAAGTTATCTGGCTGCGGATTCTGTGGCGGTTTTGGAAAAAGTGGCGGTTCAGGgaagaacaataataataagaagGGTCAACGGTCAAAGCCACTTAATAATAAGAAGGGTCAACGGTCAAGGTAG
- the LOC130951592 gene encoding F-box/kelch-repeat protein At5g15710-like yields the protein MSMMWNNLPFDLLSNIFSFLSPDSLAIARTVCRNWHACSNSYPLIPRITNCATKCKALQPWFLALPIRNHRPCCYAHNPVTNNWHELPLEFLPASLVKPIATIGSLILLRITNSTTLQLVLCNPFTRQFRYLPNLNMSRTNPAVGVTLSEYPKNDVLFQFPCFRIYVAGGMSEASSQGGATYNPTSEMYDSTKNNENWEIVGSMPVEFSVRLTVWTPNENVNIKEKLYWITSARAYSVMGFDISNNTWFQLGVPMAERLEFATLVRRSHENLGLVGGTCDGGGCIWELNDDGETWWLVDKVPIELGLRLLSGQRNWDSVKCVGSDGVICLYRDLGSGMVVSRRIGEKGKWEWNWVEGCGYVKGKQVHNCSIRGTLIHPTLASSVIF from the coding sequence ATGTCTATGATGTGGAACAACCTTCCCTTTGATCTCTTATCCAacatcttctcttttctctcacCAGATTCCTTGGCCATAGCAAGAACAGTTTGCAGAAACTGGCATGCATGTTCAAATTCTTATCCTTTGATTCCAAGAATTACAAACTGTGCAACAAAGTGTAAGGCTCTTCAACCATGGTTCTTGGCTCTTCCAATAAGAAACCATAGACCATGTTGCTATGCACATAATCCAGTTACCAACAATTGGCATGAGCTTCCACTTGAGTTCTTACCAGCTTCATTGGTTAAACCAATTGCTACAATTGGAAGCCTAATCTTGTTGAGGATCACAAACTCCACAACACTTCAACTTGTTCTCTGCAACCCTTTTACAAGGCAATTTAGGTACCTTCCTAATTTGAACATGTCAAGGACTAATCCTGCTGTTGGAGTAACCCTTTCGGAGTATCCGAAAAATGATGTTCTGTTTCAGTTTCCTTGCTTTAGAATCTATGTAGCTGGTGGCATGTCTGAGGCATCATCACAAGGTGGTGCAACATATAATCCAACATCAGAGATGTATGATTCAACAAAGAACAATGAGAACTGGGAAATTGTTGGGTCAATGCCTGTGGAATTCTCTGTTAGGCTAACAGTTTGGACACCAAATGAGAATGTCAACATCAAGGAGAAATTGTATTGGATCACATCTGCAAGGGCATATAGTGTTATGGGGTTTGATATTAGCAACAATACATGGTTCCAACTCGGCGTGCCCATGGCGGAGAGGCTCGAATTCGCGACACTTGTTAGGAGGAGCCATGAGAATTTGGGACTTGTTGGTGGAACTTGTGATGGTGGTGGTTGCATTTGGGAGCTGAATGATGATGGGGAAACATGGTGGTTGGTGGATAAGGTTCCAATTGAATTGGGGTTGAGATTGTTGTCAGGGCAGAGGAATTGGGATAGTGTGAAATGTGTTGGTAGTGATGGTGTTATTTGTTTGTATAGGGATCTTGGTTCTGGAATGGTGGTTTCTAGAAGAATTGGTGAAAAGGGTAAGTGGgaatggaattgggttgaaggGTGTGGTTATGTTAAGGGGAAACAAGTGCATAATTGCTCAATTAGAGGAACACTCATACACCCAACTCTTGCTTCCTCTGTTATCTTTTGA
- the LOC130948288 gene encoding uncharacterized protein LOC130948288, whose product MASSKRWANLICSIAFSIYFVIIIFQVPIFSVPCRIGICKTPLEVTSSQLIASEVFPVFIVKALLYPGAIAKAIIHWEPFPSFGNLLERHKLNARPVSAASDLQRLEVIAGSYLSVGGAINGLIKPGRMSLLGMLLLMWGLIREVIMRHAKSVHIYPAIYIAVASAFFSIKKDVRKIVHSFAREEVVKVKRH is encoded by the exons ATGGCTTCTTCCAAGAGATGGGCTAACCTAATTTGTTCCATTGCTTTCTCAATATATTTCGTTATCATCATCTTTCAAGTCCCCATTTTCAG TGTTCCATGCAGAATTGGAATATGTAAGACACCATTAGAAGTGACATCTTCTCAGTTGATTGCAAGTGAGGTCTTCCCAGTTTTCATAGTGAAGGCTCTTCTCTACCCAGGAGCTATTGCAAAGGCTATTATCCACTGGGAACCGTTTCCGAGCTTTGGAAATTTGCTCGAGCGGCACAAATTAAATGCAAGGCCAGTCTCGGCTGCATCAGATCTTCAACGCCTAGAG GTTATAGCAGGAAGTTACTTGTCAGTGGGAGGAGCAATTAATGGGTTGATAAAACCAGGTAGAATGAGTCTCCTTGGAATGCTTCTTCTCATGTGGGGTCTAATTAGAGAAGTCATTATGAGGCATGCTAAAAGTGTTCATATATATCCAGCAATATACATTGCAGTAGCATCTGCAttcttttctattaaaaaaGATGTAAGGAAGATTGTTCATAGTTTTGCTAGAGAGGAAGTTGTGAAGGTAAAGAGGCACTGA